The region ATGGGATCGTCGTCGTCGAACAGGTGCTTGGCCTGCAGCACCGATGTCGCCGCCCCCTCGCCGGGACCATCCACGGCCACTATATCACAACCCGGCGAAATCAAATTCAGCAGGTAATGCAGGGAGTACTTTTCCATGTGCTCGCGCTGCATTATATAGATGAATTTGGCTTCCACGTTGATGTTTTCCACCACCCACTGAATCATGGGCTTGCCGTTGATATCAATCAACGGCTTGGGGAAGACATAGCCCATTTTCTTGAAGACCTCGCCAGCCCCGGCGGCTGGGATGATCACCCGCAGCTTGCCGCCCTGCCACTTGGGCACGTAATGGTTTACCTGATCGCTCTCCTGGAGCTTGCTCAGATAGCTGCTCACCTTTTCATAAGTCAGATCGTCGGGGTTCTCCACGGCCAAGAGGTGGCCGCCGGAGTCAAAGGCGGCCTGGCGCCCGTGGTGAGAGTCCTCCACGATCACGCAGGAGGCGGGCCCCAGCCCCAGCCGGATCATGGCCTCCAGATACATCTCCGGGTTGGGTTTGGGCAAGCGCACGTCCTCATTGGAGAGATAGAACTCCACGTACTCCAGCAGCCCCTTGCGCAGCAGCATCATCTTGGTGCTTTCCCGGATGGAGTTGGAGCACACGGCGATGCGGTAGCCGTCGTTCCTCAGGCGGGCCAGGATGGAGCGCATGCGCTCGTCGTAGGTGAATTCATTGCTGATGATGTCGATAGTCTGGGCCTGCTTGCCCTTCCAGATGTCGTCGTACACCTCCGGGGGCAGACCCTTGTTCTCGGTGAGCAGGCGCAGCTTGGTGCGGGTGGGCAGGCCATCATAGGTGGACAAGTGCTCATCCCGGGTGATGGTGTACCCAAAGGCGGCCAGAGAACGGTTGAGGGCCTCGTAGTGCAGCTCCCGCGCGTCGACCAGGACCCCGTCCAGATCAAATATGATCGCTTTAATCATTGAAAAATTCCTCGGCCTGTTCCGGGTAATCGGTACAAAGCATGACCTGGCCGCTCCCGGCTATTTCCCTGAGGGTCTCCCAAAAGGGCAGATGCTCCCGGCGGTGCAGCTCGGGTGAGACCAGGCACACCGACTTGCCGTGGTCCAGATGTTCGTTGATCATGCCAGGGGTGACCCATTCACCGTAAAACTGGTCCAGCCACACCCCCTGGGCATGGCCGTACAAGACCGCCTCCCGTTCGATTTCGCTCTGCCGGGTATAGAAGCACATCCCCGCATCCAGATAAGGCAGGGCGTCGGGTATGGCCAGGTCGAAGACAAAGTAGTGGTCCACCCCATGGCGCGCCAAGGCGTCCTTGAGCAGGTTGTGCAGGCCGCAGCTCTTGATGTTGACCGCCAGGAACGATCCCGCCCCCATGGCGGCATAGGCCTCCAGATAGGGTTCCAGCCGGGGGCAGGAGGCGTCGGGCAAGTCGTGGGATACCAACAGGTCGCCCGCCAGGTCCCGGATATCGAACTCCACCCCGTAGCCCTGGGCCAGGGCGCTTTTAAAAGCGGCCAGGGTGTTTTTTTCGGCAGGCTCGGTCCACAGGCCGCGGTGGGCGATTATATGCATCGACGATTAGCTCCTGAGCCACGATTTCCCTGCGACCACCGGGTCACATTTGGGGAGCGCCTTGGGCCGGGCAGGCCGCTTGCGCTCCCTCTATCTCTCCCCACGACGGCCGCGGTTGCTCCCATCAAGCAGGGCGGGCGGGCAATCAATTAAATTTACAGGGGGTGTATTCCCTTACCACTTCCCGGAGCAGCGCTTTGATCTCTTCGCGGTCGTAGTGCAGGGCGGCTTCGTGCAGCTTGGCAATGAAACCATTCAGGCTCTCGCGGTATCCAGCCTGATCCCCACAGCAGTTTTCATTAATATCGGGGATCAATATCATGATCTTTTTGTGTTCAGTGTTCAATACGTGGTCATCGTCGGCGATCAACTCTTCGTTGATCTTTTCCCCCTCGCGCAACCCGGTTATAACAATGTCAATATCCTCGTAGGGCTCCTTGCCCGAGAGGCGGATCAAGTCCTTGGCCATCTCCAGGATGTTGACCGGGGTGCCCATCTCCAGAACGAAAATCTCTCCACCCGAACCAAGGGCGCCCGCTTGCAAAATAAGCCGGCTGGCTTCGGGTATGGTCATGAAGTAGCGCGTGGCCTCGGGGTGAGTGACGGTTATGGGGCCACCGTCCCGGATCTGCTGCCGGAAGTGGGGCACCACCGACCCCGACGAGCCCACCACATTTCCAAAGCGCACGGCCATGAACTTGGTCCCCCCGCCGTTTAAGGACAGGGCGATCATCTCGCTGACCCGCTTGCATGCGCCCATTACATTGGTGGGACGCACCGCCTTGTCGGAGGAG is a window of Desulfarculaceae bacterium DNA encoding:
- a CDS encoding HAD-IA family hydrolase; its protein translation is MIKAIIFDLDGVLVDARELHYEALNRSLAAFGYTITRDEHLSTYDGLPTRTKLRLLTENKGLPPEVYDDIWKGKQAQTIDIISNEFTYDERMRSILARLRNDGYRIAVCSNSIRESTKMMLLRKGLLEYVEFYLSNEDVRLPKPNPEMYLEAMIRLGLGPASCVIVEDSHHGRQAAFDSGGHLLAVENPDDLTYEKVSSYLSKLQESDQVNHYVPKWQGGKLRVIIPAAGAGEVFKKMGYVFPKPLIDINGKPMIQWVVENINVEAKFIYIMQREHMEKYSLHYLLNLISPGCDIVAVDGPGEGAATSVLQAKHLFDDDDPIVIVNSDQYMVWNSNEFFYAMAADECDGGIVTFNSTHPQWSFVKLNEDGFVQEVAEKKPISDVATAGVYYFRTGHSFVECAEEMIARDRRVLGQFFICPVYNELIQKNAKIRAFPIDKIWSFSTPRDVEHFIQKFF